The sequence below is a genomic window from Acidobacteriota bacterium.
AGATCTTCGAATCTTTCGCACACAAGGAATTTAGAGAGATCAATATCGTCTACTTCCTGCTGGTTACGGCGTTCTCGATCATGACCTATGCTTTTGTACTCTACACGGCATTTCGGTTCGGCTTTACGGCGGAGCAGAATGGCTATTTATTCGCCTTTATCGGGATAATCGCAATTATTGCTCAGGGCGTTCTATTCAATCGCCTGGTACAAAAATTCGGCGAGTCTACATTGGTTGTTGCGGGGTGTTTGATGATGGTGGCGAGCCTTTTCTTGGTTCCGATCGTGGGGCCCGGATATGGAGGAGTTACAGTCCTATTACTTGGAACCGCTTTGCTCGCATTTGGAAATTCCCTGGCATCGCCGGGCCTGACAAGTCTTGCGTCAAAAACGGCTTCTGAAAAGATCAAGGCCGAACGCTCGGGATCATGCAGTCGGAGCATCTCTGGCCCGCGCGTGATCGGGCCGGTTCTCGGTCACGGCCTGCTTCTGAATAATTCGCTGAATCTGGTTCATGATTCCACGCTGTACCGCACATTCTGGACGGCTTCGGGGATCATGTTCGTGGCTTTTCTGGTTGCTCTGTATTTTGCGAGAACCGCAAATGAAAAGATGATCGCTTAGCTTACGGCTCTTTGTTTGACAGCATCCTTTGCGGCCGGAAAGATAAGGCGAAAAGTCGTTCCTTCCACCCTCAGCACTGAAAGCTTCGATCGTTCCGTTGTGTTCCTGAACGATGCGTAGGCACGGCAAGTCCGAGGCCCGTTCCGTTTCCGACGCCCTTGGTGGTGAAGAACGGATCGAAGACCTTTTTGAGATTCTCGGTCGGGATTCCCTGTCCGTTGTCGATCACCTCGATAACTACACCGTCGTCATTTCCGGCGAAAGTGCGGAGCCTGATGGTACCGTTCTCAAACATCGCATCGCGAGCGTTGAGAATAAGATTGGTGAACACCTGCTGCAATTTACCGCCGCCGCCGAGATCATCGGCAGATCTTCTAGTATTCCTTAACGATCTCAATGCTCGATTTGCGAAGCTGAGGTTCGAGCAGCTGAAGCGTATCGTTCAAGAGCTTGTTGATCTGGATCTCGCCAAACTCCTCAGCATTGCCGGTACGTGAAAAAGTCGTAGATTTCCACGATGTTCGAGGCACGGTCCGTCTGGCGCTGCATTTTCTGCAGGAGGGCGTGCTTCGGATCGGTCTCGGGATCAATCCGAGCAGCATT
It includes:
- a CDS encoding MFS transporter, which encodes MLSKYGVHVPFFFAAGLSLVNAIVLYFILPESLTPEKRAEAPKRKNRFLEIFESFAHKEFREINIVYFLLVTAFSIMTYAFVLYTAFRFGFTAEQNGYLFAFIGIIAIIAQGVLFNRLVQKFGESTLVVAGCLMMVASLFLVPIVGPGYGGVTVLLLGTALLAFGNSLASPGLTSLASKTASEKIKAERSGSCSRSISGPRVIGPVLGHGLLLNNSLNLVHDSTLYRTFWTASGIMFVAFLVALYFARTANEKMIA
- a CDS encoding ATP-binding protein, coding for MRFSCSNLSFANRALRSLRNTRRSADDLGGGGKLQQVFTNLILNARDAMFENGTIRLRTFAGNDDGVVIEVIDNGQGIPTENLKKVFDPFFTTKGVGNGTGLGLAVPTHRSGTQRNDRSFQC